Proteins encoded by one window of Pyrinomonadaceae bacterium:
- the gyrB gene encoding DNA topoisomerase (ATP-hydrolyzing) subunit B, producing MKNKKETYDASTIAVLEGREAVRKRPAMYIGSTGELGLHHLVYEVVDNSIDEALAGYCDAIDVAIHLDNSVTVIDNGRGIPVDMMKKERKSAAEVVMTKLHAGGKFDSNAYKVSGGLHGVGVSCVNFLSETLHLEIWRDGRTYEQEYERGIPVTKLDPDKPTGKTRKRGTKITFKPDTQIFDTTEFSFDKLSERLREKAFLNKGIRITIKDEREEPEKSHEFYYRGGIAEFVKHLNKSRNVLHDKPIYFEKVADALSIEVAIQYNDGYDEKVYSFANNINTVDGGTHLSGFRSAFTRTINAYAQSSGLAKNFKGSLTGDDVREGLVAVISCKLPQPQFEGQTKGKLNSDVKGAVESFLNERLTDFLQQNPTVARRIVGKSTDAARAREAARKAREIVRKGALGSTMLPGKLADCQERDPALSEIYIVEGDSAGGSAKQGRDRKNQAILPLKGKILNVEKAREDKMLAHGEIKALIMALGTGFGRKSDTGKDDRDGFDVNKLRYHKIILMTDADVDGSHIRTLLLTFFFRQMPQLVEQGFVYIAQPPLYKVKRGKKEEYIKDETGMVHFLMRQATADMKVTSSSSKDVIEGAQLIKSLERMVEFKRYCEKSTRRMRGDSHLLDVLLTAFGGKKGVLRQEGATLKRVFQDGDLMAKVEGVIAKAGYKTELADDEEHGLWEIDTTTISGVPVRIDWNFASLVEFQKAVELFMKLEDRLAPPFVAGENGTSEEIATRDALLERVLTAAKKDLTIQRYKGLGEMNPEQLWETTMNPDTRTLLQVRIDDAVETDEIFTVLMGDQVEPRRKFIEDNALDVRNLDI from the coding sequence TTGAAGAACAAAAAAGAGACTTACGACGCTTCGACGATCGCGGTGCTTGAAGGTCGCGAAGCGGTGCGCAAACGGCCCGCAATGTACATCGGATCAACCGGCGAGTTGGGACTCCATCACCTGGTTTACGAGGTTGTTGATAACTCAATCGATGAAGCGTTGGCCGGCTATTGCGACGCCATCGACGTGGCAATACACCTCGACAACTCGGTCACGGTGATCGACAACGGCCGCGGCATTCCGGTGGACATGATGAAGAAAGAGCGGAAGTCCGCCGCCGAAGTCGTCATGACCAAGCTGCATGCCGGCGGGAAGTTCGATTCGAATGCTTACAAAGTGTCGGGTGGACTACACGGCGTGGGCGTGTCGTGCGTGAACTTCCTTTCTGAGACTCTGCATCTCGAAATCTGGCGCGATGGCCGAACCTACGAGCAGGAATACGAGCGGGGAATTCCGGTAACCAAACTCGATCCCGACAAGCCGACGGGCAAGACCCGCAAGCGCGGCACCAAGATCACCTTCAAGCCGGACACGCAAATCTTCGACACGACTGAATTTAGTTTCGACAAATTGTCCGAGCGACTGCGTGAGAAAGCGTTTCTCAATAAAGGCATTCGCATCACGATCAAGGACGAGCGCGAAGAACCTGAGAAATCGCACGAGTTCTATTACCGCGGCGGCATCGCCGAATTTGTGAAGCACCTGAATAAGAGCCGCAACGTTCTGCACGATAAGCCTATCTATTTTGAAAAGGTCGCCGACGCGCTCTCTATCGAAGTCGCGATTCAATACAACGACGGCTACGACGAAAAGGTCTATTCGTTCGCGAACAATATCAACACCGTCGACGGTGGCACGCACCTCTCCGGATTTCGCTCAGCGTTCACCCGCACGATCAACGCGTACGCGCAATCATCGGGCCTGGCGAAGAACTTCAAAGGCTCTTTAACGGGCGACGACGTGCGCGAAGGTCTGGTCGCGGTTATCTCGTGCAAACTGCCGCAGCCGCAGTTTGAAGGCCAGACAAAAGGAAAGCTCAATTCAGATGTTAAGGGCGCCGTCGAGTCTTTTCTGAATGAACGTTTGACGGATTTTCTGCAGCAGAATCCCACCGTCGCACGTCGCATTGTCGGCAAGTCTACCGACGCGGCTCGCGCCCGTGAAGCGGCTCGCAAGGCCCGCGAAATTGTGCGTAAAGGCGCGTTGGGCTCGACCATGTTGCCGGGCAAACTCGCGGATTGTCAGGAGCGCGATCCGGCGCTTTCGGAAATCTACATCGTCGAGGGCGATTCGGCCGGCGGTTCCGCCAAGCAGGGCCGCGACCGCAAGAACCAGGCGATTCTGCCTTTGAAGGGCAAGATTCTGAACGTGGAAAAAGCGCGTGAAGACAAAATGCTCGCGCACGGAGAAATCAAAGCGCTGATCATGGCGCTCGGGACCGGCTTTGGCCGCAAGAGTGACACCGGCAAAGATGATCGCGACGGCTTCGACGTCAACAAGCTGCGTTATCACAAGATCATCCTAATGACTGATGCCGATGTTGACGGCTCGCACATCCGCACGCTGCTGCTGACTTTCTTCTTTCGCCAAATGCCGCAACTGGTCGAACAGGGTTTTGTCTATATCGCCCAGCCGCCGCTCTACAAAGTTAAGCGCGGTAAGAAGGAAGAATACATAAAAGATGAGACCGGCATGGTCCATTTCCTGATGCGCCAAGCGACGGCCGACATGAAAGTGACGTCGTCGTCGAGTAAGGATGTGATCGAAGGCGCCCAGCTCATCAAGTCGCTCGAACGGATGGTCGAATTCAAACGTTACTGCGAAAAATCGACGCGTCGCATGCGTGGCGACTCTCATCTGCTGGATGTTCTGTTGACTGCGTTCGGCGGTAAGAAGGGTGTTCTGCGTCAGGAGGGCGCCACGCTCAAGCGCGTGTTCCAGGACGGCGACCTGATGGCCAAAGTCGAAGGCGTGATTGCGAAGGCCGGTTACAAGACTGAGCTCGCGGACGACGAAGAGCACGGCCTTTGGGAGATCGATACGACAACCATTTCCGGCGTGCCCGTGCGCATCGACTGGAACTTTGCCAGCCTCGTGGAATTTCAAAAGGCCGTCGAGCTGTTCATGAAGCTTGAAGATCGGCTCGCGCCGCCGTTCGTCGCGGGGGAAAACGGCACCAGCGAAGAGATCGCTACGCGCGATGCTTTGCTTGAACGCGTGCTCACAGCCGCCAAAAAGGACCTCACGATTCAGCGTTACAAGGGCTTGGGCGAAATGAATCCCGAGCAGCTTTGGGAAACGACGATGAATCCCGATACGCGTACGCTGCTGCAAGTTCGCATTGATGATGCGGTCGAGACCGATGAAATCTTCACCGTGCTCATGGGCGACCAGGTCGAACCCCGCCGGAAATTCATCGAAGACAACGCACTGGATGTAAGGAACTTGGACATCTGA